The following proteins come from a genomic window of Burkholderia stabilis:
- the gap gene encoding type I glyceraldehyde-3-phosphate dehydrogenase, whose product MTIRVAINGYGRIGRNTLRAFYENGKKHDLEIVAINDLGDAKTNAHLTQYDTAHGKFPGEVSVDGDYLVVNGDKIRVLANRNPAELPWGELGVDVVMECTGFFTTKEKASAHLKGGAKKVIISAPGGKDVDATIVYGVNHNVLKAEHTVISNASCTTNCLAPLVKPLNDKIGLETGLMTTIHAYTNDQVLTDVYHEDLRRARSATHSQIPTKTGAASAVGLVLPELNGKLDGYAIRVPTINVSVVDLSFIAKRDTTVEEVNAIMKEASEGALKGILGYNDAPLVSIDFNHNPASSTFDATLTKVSGRLVKVSSWYDNEWGFSNRMLDTAVAFANAK is encoded by the coding sequence ATGACGATTCGCGTCGCAATCAACGGCTACGGCCGCATCGGCCGCAACACGCTGCGCGCGTTTTATGAAAACGGCAAGAAGCACGATCTCGAGATCGTCGCGATCAACGATCTGGGCGATGCGAAGACCAACGCGCACCTGACCCAGTACGACACCGCGCACGGCAAGTTCCCGGGCGAAGTGTCGGTCGACGGCGACTACCTCGTCGTGAACGGCGACAAGATCCGCGTGCTGGCGAACCGCAACCCGGCCGAACTGCCGTGGGGCGAGCTCGGCGTCGACGTGGTGATGGAGTGCACGGGCTTTTTCACGACGAAGGAAAAGGCGAGCGCGCACCTGAAGGGCGGCGCGAAGAAGGTGATCATCTCGGCGCCGGGCGGGAAGGACGTCGACGCGACGATCGTCTACGGCGTGAACCACAACGTGCTGAAGGCCGAGCACACGGTCATCTCGAACGCATCGTGCACGACGAACTGCCTCGCGCCGCTCGTCAAGCCGCTGAACGACAAGATCGGCCTCGAAACGGGCCTGATGACGACGATCCACGCGTACACGAACGACCAGGTGCTGACGGACGTCTATCACGAAGACCTGCGCCGCGCGCGTTCGGCCACGCACAGCCAGATCCCGACGAAGACGGGCGCGGCTTCCGCCGTCGGCCTCGTGCTGCCGGAACTGAACGGCAAGCTCGACGGCTACGCGATCCGCGTCCCGACGATCAACGTGTCGGTCGTCGATCTGTCGTTCATCGCGAAGCGCGACACGACGGTCGAGGAAGTCAACGCGATCATGAAGGAAGCATCGGAAGGTGCGCTGAAGGGCATCCTCGGCTACAACGATGCACCGCTGGTGTCGATCGACTTCAACCACAACCCGGCTTCGTCGACGTTCGACGCGACGCTGACCAAGGTGTCGGGCCGCCTCGTGAAGGTGTCGAGCTGGTACGACAACGAGTGGGGTTTCTCGAACCGCATGCTGGATACGGCTGTCGCATTCGCGAACGCGAAGTAA